From the genome of Psychroserpens ponticola, one region includes:
- the msrA gene encoding peptide-methionine (S)-S-oxide reductase MsrA has protein sequence MTTKKLQTATLGGGCFWCTEAVFQEVKGVEEVVSGYSGGTVPGHPTYREICSGLTGHAEVIQITFDANIISFEDIVIIFMTTHDPTTLNRQGADRGTQYRSVIFYHDETQKEISEVVIKELQPYFENPIVTEISPLDEFYEATKEHQEYYKNNQGNGYCSFVITPKLTKLRQFHADKLN, from the coding sequence ATGACAACTAAAAAATTACAAACCGCAACTTTAGGAGGTGGATGTTTTTGGTGTACAGAAGCAGTATTTCAAGAAGTAAAAGGTGTTGAAGAAGTGGTTTCTGGCTATTCTGGCGGAACTGTTCCTGGTCATCCAACATATCGTGAGATTTGTTCTGGATTAACAGGTCATGCTGAAGTTATTCAAATCACCTTTGATGCTAATATCATTTCATTTGAAGATATTGTTATCATTTTTATGACCACGCATGATCCTACAACTTTGAATCGTCAAGGTGCAGATCGTGGTACGCAATATCGTTCAGTGATTTTTTATCATGATGAAACTCAAAAGGAGATTTCTGAAGTTGTTATTAAAGAACTTCAACCTTATTTTGAAAACCCCATTGTCACTGAGATTTCACCTTTAGATGAGTTTTATGAAGCTACAAAAGAACATCAAGAGTATTATAAAAACAATCAAGGTAATGGGTATTGTAGTTTTGTGATTACTCCTAAATTAACAAAGCTGAGGCAGTTTCATGCTGATAAACTCAATTAA
- a CDS encoding Pycsar system effector family protein, whose product MSPLIIKTEQFVTKYLNDNLDSTYVYHNIAHTQRVVAKAHELAEELKLSDTEKEQLLLAAWFHDTGFTKTIDGHEKESVKIASDFLKDENVSEETIKSVSEIIMATQMNYEPKNNLEGLIKDADCAHVSSKNYEDYASLLRKEWELTLGKKVTKSEWLQENIKFITNHTFHSALASAKWEKRKGKNLANLLKGQNKIKESTNKLKQKKAELQFKKEKLELPERGIETMFRVALRNHITLSDIADTKANILLSVNAIIISLVLSNLVSKLDNPSNHYLIWPTVIFALFTVASIVLSVLATRPNVTQGKFTKDDVANKKVNLLFFGNFHKMKLDEFEWAMHEMMQDRDYLYSSLTKDLYFLGLVLNRKYNLLRLTYTVFMIGIVISVICFGVAFHLAETGSTSPLI is encoded by the coding sequence ATGAGTCCTCTTATTATTAAAACAGAGCAATTTGTCACTAAGTATTTAAATGATAATTTAGATTCAACATATGTGTATCATAATATTGCTCATACCCAAAGAGTTGTCGCTAAAGCACATGAACTTGCAGAAGAGTTAAAATTAAGTGATACTGAAAAGGAGCAATTGTTATTGGCTGCATGGTTTCATGATACTGGATTCACAAAAACCATTGATGGTCATGAAAAAGAAAGTGTGAAAATTGCTTCAGATTTTTTAAAAGATGAAAACGTTTCAGAAGAAACTATTAAAAGTGTTTCAGAAATTATAATGGCAACCCAAATGAACTATGAGCCAAAAAACAATTTGGAAGGACTTATTAAAGATGCCGATTGCGCTCATGTGTCTAGTAAAAATTATGAAGACTATGCCTCACTTTTACGAAAAGAGTGGGAATTAACATTAGGCAAAAAAGTGACTAAATCTGAATGGTTACAAGAAAACATTAAGTTTATTACCAATCATACATTTCATTCTGCGCTAGCATCAGCAAAATGGGAAAAACGAAAAGGAAAAAACTTAGCAAATCTTTTAAAAGGTCAAAATAAAATTAAAGAAAGTACAAACAAGTTAAAGCAAAAAAAAGCAGAATTACAGTTTAAAAAAGAAAAATTAGAATTACCAGAACGCGGTATTGAAACCATGTTTAGAGTTGCGCTTCGGAATCATATTACTTTGAGTGATATTGCAGATACAAAAGCTAATATTTTATTATCTGTGAATGCAATTATCATCTCTTTAGTACTTTCAAATCTGGTATCAAAATTAGACAATCCTTCAAATCACTATCTAATTTGGCCGACTGTTATTTTTGCATTATTTACTGTTGCATCCATAGTTTTATCTGTACTCGCAACACGACCAAATGTAACTCAAGGAAAATTTACAAAAGACGATGTTGCTAATAAAAAAGTAAACCTTTTATTCTTTGGGAATTTTCATAAAATGAAGCTAGATGAATTTGAATGGGCAATGCATGAAATGATGCAGGATAGAGACTACCTTTATAGCTCGCTTACTAAAGATTTGTACTTTTTAGGTTTGGTTTTAAATAGAAAATATAATTTACTTCGTTTAACCTATACCGTATTTATGATAGGAATTGTTATCAGTGTTATTTGTTTTGGAGTTGCTTTTCATTTAGCTGAAACTGGATCAACAAGTCCTTTAATTTAG
- a CDS encoding GAF domain-containing protein — protein MKDLNDNLESPFKLLVSFNKLLKHYEALAESDDEFIVAKARRVLKTADAFPILRDGFSDVSILKEREKEIGIILQDSFSPVLTKNEIKTASVPIHNLIFNSSERFKNIIKEAGDDFQLKIKNMPEDDKYIIACTIVLAFCYGFDINFKRPFYYEIPNAKGIMQYYKILYNADFTEIIPTKNAPKITQNDVDELLDNFDNIELWKEKFPKDSYTFKGFVISNVFNVTDDQSISNIKTALIGEEKRQNEGFMNDFHKIFQSLLGLKNIKVGFSIYNEEEDRFERVYGAEMNSFLLNDLESNSCSGTLCSMSYRTLLKDKKFYSVSDVDKYYELSKGKAPQYKTLKEQHIKSAIFAPIANEKELLGILEIVSEEPKVLNSINANKLNDVMSFIVTAVERSKNEEENLIEAIIQTECTSIHPSVHWRFKKEAKNFIKEQLKGNEPNFNKIAFENIYPLFGQIDIKGSSEARNSATRKDLSIQLTAIKSIVTNALQIENLPIYEQFLYQISTYLEGLESNFQVDSEQQISAFIKHDIDPVLNHLRVIGALKDKVQNYFNSIDNKVEGLYLHRKNYDDTIALINKEMAALLDKKQVDAQEMYPHYFERFKTDGVEHNMYIGESITKEDSFNPIYLYNLRLWQLQVMVEMENAFYLMQKSFPVSLDVASMILVFNQPLSISFRMDEKQFDVDGTYNARYEIVKKRVDKAYIKGTTERVTQKGKISIVYSQKQDEIEYLRYIKFLQSKKYLDDDMEIVELQDLQAVTGLKAIRVSVLYHKENNDKDFYTYDDLMKEIKV, from the coding sequence ATGAAAGATCTCAACGATAATTTAGAATCGCCTTTTAAACTTTTAGTTAGTTTTAATAAACTTTTGAAGCATTACGAGGCTTTAGCCGAAAGTGATGATGAATTTATTGTTGCTAAAGCAAGGCGTGTTTTAAAAACTGCGGATGCTTTTCCAATTTTGCGTGATGGATTTAGTGATGTTTCTATTTTGAAAGAGCGAGAAAAGGAAATTGGTATTATTCTTCAAGATTCTTTTAGCCCAGTCTTAACTAAGAATGAAATTAAGACCGCATCTGTACCTATTCATAATCTTATTTTTAATTCTTCTGAACGATTTAAGAACATCATAAAAGAGGCAGGTGACGATTTTCAATTAAAGATAAAAAACATGCCTGAAGACGATAAGTACATTATTGCCTGTACTATTGTTTTGGCATTTTGTTATGGATTTGATATAAATTTTAAACGTCCTTTTTATTACGAAATTCCAAATGCTAAAGGGATCATGCAATATTATAAAATATTGTATAATGCAGATTTTACTGAAATTATTCCTACTAAAAATGCTCCAAAAATCACTCAAAACGATGTCGATGAACTGTTAGATAATTTTGACAATATTGAGTTATGGAAAGAAAAATTCCCTAAAGATAGCTACACATTTAAAGGGTTTGTAATTTCTAATGTTTTTAATGTTACAGATGATCAATCGATTTCAAATATTAAAACAGCTTTAATTGGTGAAGAAAAGAGACAAAATGAAGGTTTTATGAATGATTTTCATAAAATATTTCAATCGCTTTTAGGCTTAAAAAATATTAAAGTTGGATTCTCAATTTATAATGAAGAAGAAGATCGATTCGAACGTGTATATGGAGCTGAAATGAATAGCTTTTTGCTTAATGATTTAGAATCTAATTCGTGTTCGGGTACTTTATGTAGTATGTCTTATCGAACCTTGCTTAAAGATAAGAAGTTTTATTCAGTCTCAGATGTTGACAAATATTATGAGTTATCAAAAGGAAAAGCTCCTCAATATAAAACACTGAAAGAACAACATATAAAAAGTGCAATTTTTGCGCCTATAGCTAATGAAAAAGAATTATTGGGAATTCTTGAAATTGTTTCAGAAGAACCTAAAGTTCTTAATAGCATTAATGCTAATAAGTTGAATGATGTGATGTCGTTTATTGTCACAGCTGTTGAACGCTCTAAAAATGAAGAGGAAAACTTAATTGAAGCCATCATTCAAACCGAATGTACATCGATACATCCAAGTGTGCATTGGCGTTTTAAAAAAGAAGCTAAAAATTTTATCAAGGAACAACTTAAAGGCAACGAACCTAATTTTAATAAAATAGCCTTCGAAAATATTTATCCATTATTTGGTCAAATAGATATTAAAGGCTCTTCAGAAGCAAGAAACTCAGCGACAAGAAAAGATTTATCAATTCAGTTAACCGCTATAAAATCTATTGTAACTAACGCATTACAAATTGAAAACTTGCCAATTTATGAGCAATTCTTGTATCAAATTAGTACATATTTAGAAGGTTTAGAATCCAATTTTCAAGTGGATAGTGAGCAACAAATATCAGCTTTTATTAAGCATGATATTGATCCAGTTTTGAACCATTTAAGAGTTATAGGTGCTTTAAAAGATAAAGTTCAAAATTATTTTAATAGTATAGATAATAAAGTTGAAGGTTTATATCTTCATAGAAAAAACTACGATGATACTATTGCTTTAATCAATAAAGAAATGGCTGCGCTTTTAGATAAAAAACAAGTTGATGCTCAAGAGATGTATCCACATTATTTTGAACGTTTTAAAACTGATGGAGTCGAGCATAACATGTATATAGGTGAATCTATTACTAAAGAAGATAGCTTTAATCCTATTTACTTGTACAACTTAAGATTGTGGCAATTACAAGTCATGGTTGAAATGGAAAATGCATTTTATTTAATGCAAAAGAGCTTTCCGGTTTCACTAGATGTAGCTTCAATGATTTTGGTATTTAATCAACCATTATCTATTAGTTTTAGAATGGATGAAAAACAATTTGATGTTGATGGAACTTATAATGCTCGATATGAAATTGTTAAAAAGCGAGTAGATAAAGCTTACATTAAAGGAACTACAGAAAGAGTTACTCAAAAAGGAAAAATTAGTATTGTATATTCTCAAAAACAAGATGAAATTGAATACTTACGATATATCAAATTCTTACAATCTAAGAAGTATTTAGATGATGATATGGAAATTGTAGAACTACAAGATTTACAAGCAGTGACAGGCTTAAAAGCAATTAGAGTAAGTGTTCTATATCATAAAGAAAATAATGATAAAGACTTTTATACTTATGATGATTTAATGAAAGAGATTAAAGTTTAA
- the msrB gene encoding peptide-methionine (R)-S-oxide reductase MsrB, with product MLTWKDVISFSVKGNPTPDKRVEKSEAIWQAQLTPEQFRITRQKGTERAHSGDLCSIYDEGQYNCICCNTPLFDSTIKFSSGSGWPSFTQPIKENAIKYERDASFGMVRVEVMCNTCDAHLGHIFPDGPEPSGLRYCINSESMQLEKEMTNDN from the coding sequence ATGCTTACTTGGAAAGACGTTATTAGCTTTTCCGTAAAAGGAAATCCTACTCCAGACAAACGAGTAGAAAAATCAGAAGCCATATGGCAAGCTCAATTAACTCCAGAGCAATTTAGAATTACTAGACAAAAAGGAACTGAGCGTGCTCATAGTGGAGACTTGTGTAGTATTTATGATGAAGGACAATACAACTGTATTTGTTGCAACACACCTTTGTTCGATTCTACGATTAAGTTTAGTTCTGGATCTGGTTGGCCGAGTTTTACACAACCAATTAAAGAAAATGCCATTAAGTATGAAAGAGATGCTTCATTCGGAATGGTTAGAGTAGAAGTGATGTGTAATACTTGTGACGCACATTTAGGACATATTTTTCCTGATGGTCCAGAACCTAGTGGATTGCGTTATTGTATTAATTCTGAATCTATGCAGCTCGAAAAGGAGATGACTAATGACAACTAA
- a CDS encoding glycoside hydrolase family 97 protein encodes MKAILIVISAFLVLSCNASEVHALKVSSPNNILKVSFNLSENGQPFYRVVKDDKVIIDASYLGFELKNKPALDKNFIIKKSNNVAFNETWQMPWGEQLDVVNNYNELKIELEETSELNRKLNIVFKVYDDGIGFRYEFPEQENWDEVLITEERTQFNLTEDYKTFWTPGDWDIYEHLYSTTKLSEIDALKYLNQPVAQTYIANNAVNTPVTMVGNDGIHLSFHEAALINYSGMTLKVDTKNLSLESHLVGSKNTNYKVKRNLPFNTPWRTIQITDNATDLIESNLIVNLNEPNKIGDVSWFKPMKYTGVWWEMHLGKSSWDMASGKHGATTENVRKYIDFSAKNNIKGVLVEGWNTGWASEEDGFDFVTPYSDYDLKEVLTYGKEKGVNLIMHHETYGDVERYIKQQDTAYALMQNLGIHSVKTGYVGNLKPNGEYHHGQFMVNHYNNTVEKAAKYQIAINAHEPIKPTGLRRTYPNTISREGLRGQEFSIWGLKGGNPPEHLPIVAFTRMLAGPIDYTPGIFNIKFDEFKKENQVNTTLAQQLALYVVIYSPIQMAADLIEHYEANLEPLKFIKDVGVDWSETKVLNGEVGDYVTIARKERLTDDWFLGSITDENARTFEISLDFLDDNQDYIATVYKDGKHAHWDTNPLDIKIETITVNSRSKLTLELAEGGGTAISIIKKD; translated from the coding sequence ATGAAAGCTATATTAATAGTCATATCTGCCTTTTTAGTGTTGTCATGCAACGCTTCCGAAGTACATGCTTTGAAGGTGAGTTCGCCTAATAATATTCTTAAAGTTAGTTTTAACCTTTCAGAAAATGGCCAGCCTTTTTATCGAGTTGTCAAAGATGATAAGGTGATTATTGATGCGTCGTATTTAGGGTTTGAGTTAAAAAATAAACCTGCTCTCGATAAGAATTTCATCATAAAAAAGTCTAATAATGTTGCATTTAATGAAACTTGGCAAATGCCTTGGGGAGAACAATTAGATGTTGTAAACAACTACAATGAATTAAAAATAGAGCTTGAGGAAACTTCAGAATTAAACCGAAAACTAAACATAGTATTCAAAGTTTACGACGATGGTATCGGATTTAGATATGAGTTTCCAGAACAAGAAAATTGGGATGAAGTCCTTATTACAGAAGAGCGTACGCAATTCAATTTAACTGAAGATTATAAAACCTTTTGGACTCCTGGAGATTGGGATATTTACGAACATTTATACAGTACAACAAAACTTTCAGAAATTGATGCACTTAAATATTTAAATCAGCCAGTTGCACAAACTTATATAGCAAATAATGCTGTAAATACACCAGTAACTATGGTTGGGAATGATGGAATTCATTTGAGTTTTCATGAAGCAGCTTTAATTAATTATTCAGGTATGACTTTAAAAGTAGATACCAAAAATTTAAGCCTTGAAAGTCATCTCGTTGGTTCAAAAAACACCAACTATAAAGTTAAACGAAACTTGCCATTTAATACACCTTGGAGAACCATTCAAATTACAGATAATGCAACAGATTTAATTGAATCGAATTTAATTGTTAATCTAAATGAACCTAACAAAATTGGCGATGTGTCTTGGTTTAAACCTATGAAGTATACTGGTGTTTGGTGGGAAATGCATTTAGGGAAGTCATCTTGGGATATGGCATCAGGAAAACATGGTGCAACAACAGAAAACGTAAGAAAGTATATCGATTTTTCTGCAAAAAATAATATTAAAGGTGTGCTTGTTGAAGGCTGGAATACAGGTTGGGCCTCAGAAGAAGATGGATTTGATTTTGTGACACCTTATTCAGATTATGATTTAAAGGAAGTTCTAACCTATGGTAAAGAAAAAGGAGTCAATTTAATCATGCATCATGAAACCTATGGAGATGTTGAACGTTATATCAAACAGCAAGATACAGCTTATGCTTTGATGCAAAACCTTGGGATTCATTCAGTGAAAACAGGTTATGTCGGGAATCTCAAACCTAATGGAGAATACCATCACGGACAATTTATGGTGAACCATTATAACAATACAGTTGAAAAAGCTGCTAAATATCAGATTGCAATAAATGCACACGAACCTATAAAACCTACAGGTTTAAGACGTACCTATCCAAATACAATTTCCCGTGAAGGCTTAAGAGGTCAAGAATTTAGTATTTGGGGTTTAAAAGGTGGAAATCCACCAGAACATTTGCCTATTGTAGCTTTTACCAGAATGTTAGCTGGACCAATAGATTATACGCCTGGAATTTTCAATATTAAATTCGATGAGTTTAAAAAAGAAAACCAAGTCAATACCACTTTAGCGCAACAATTGGCATTATATGTTGTGATTTATAGTCCGATTCAAATGGCTGCAGATTTAATAGAACACTATGAAGCCAATCTAGAACCACTTAAATTTATAAAAGATGTTGGAGTTGATTGGAGTGAAACAAAAGTGCTCAATGGAGAAGTTGGTGATTATGTGACTATAGCAAGAAAAGAACGCCTAACTGATGACTGGTTTTTAGGAAGTATTACTGATGAAAATGCCAGAACATTTGAAATTAGTCTCGACTTTTTAGATGACAATCAGGATTATATTGCTACAGTTTATAAAGATGGAAAACATGCACATTGGGACACTAACCCTTTAGATATAAAAATAGAAACGATAACCGTTAATAGTCGCTCCAAATTGACTTTAGAACTCGCCGAAGGTGGTGGTACTGCAATAAGTATAATTAAAAAGGATTGA
- a CDS encoding alpha-amylase family glycosyl hydrolase — MNSIKLIISLFIITCFFGCKNEKKTIPEPTKPNVEMKKKEVIYQVFTRLFGNTNTTNKPWGTLEENGVGKFSDFTDTALTEIKDLGVTHIWYTGVPHHDVITDYTKYGISNDDPDIVKGRAGSPYAVKDYYNVNPDLANNVENRLQEFEDLIERSHKAGLKVIIDIVPNHVARNYQSLTNPEGASDFGAEDDKTVVYDVNNNFYYNPGEDFIVPNWKNDYKPLGGENHPMADGKFEEIPAKWTGNGSRASQPDMYDWYETVKVNYGVSPDGKKDFDELPEGSENEDYKSHFEFWKGKTIPSSWKKFKDITLYWTEKGVDGFRYDMAEMVPVEFWSYMNSHIKMKNPDAFLLAEVYNPSLYRDYVKKGKMDYLYDKVQLYDTLKHVMQGHGKTDNIPPIQEDLKDIEHHMLHFLENHDEQRIASSDFAGSAEKGKPAMVVSTTISSSPTMVYFGQEFGEDGAEDLGFGDPTRTSIFDYGSVPSLVRWINEKAFDGGQSTKEELALRDFYKRLLNFTINSSALAGNYQDIHQYNRQNTEWYNDKVLSFVRWSADEKLIVISNFNAENTYGFELQLPEDIVSKLQLKDGEYSVSDQLFNEYKSTLKVENGKAKVRVDIKPLESFILKIK; from the coding sequence ATGAATAGCATAAAATTAATCATATCATTATTTATTATCACTTGTTTTTTTGGATGCAAAAACGAAAAAAAAACAATTCCTGAACCTACAAAACCTAACGTTGAAATGAAGAAAAAAGAAGTGATTTATCAAGTCTTTACCAGATTATTTGGAAACACAAATACAACCAATAAACCTTGGGGAACTCTTGAAGAAAATGGTGTAGGGAAATTCAGCGACTTTACTGATACTGCACTAACTGAAATTAAAGATTTAGGTGTGACACATATTTGGTATACTGGTGTTCCACATCATGATGTCATTACAGATTATACAAAATACGGAATTTCAAATGATGATCCAGATATCGTTAAAGGTCGTGCAGGTTCGCCTTATGCTGTGAAAGATTATTACAATGTGAATCCAGATTTAGCCAATAATGTAGAGAATCGTTTGCAAGAATTTGAAGATTTAATAGAACGTTCTCACAAAGCTGGATTAAAAGTGATTATTGATATTGTGCCAAATCACGTGGCAAGAAATTATCAAAGCTTAACCAATCCTGAAGGTGCTTCAGATTTTGGAGCAGAAGATGATAAAACAGTGGTTTACGACGTCAATAATAACTTTTATTACAATCCAGGTGAAGACTTTATAGTGCCCAATTGGAAAAATGATTACAAACCTTTAGGTGGAGAAAATCATCCAATGGCTGATGGAAAATTTGAAGAAATTCCAGCAAAATGGACAGGTAATGGTTCTAGAGCATCACAACCAGATATGTATGATTGGTACGAAACGGTAAAGGTAAATTATGGTGTTAGTCCTGATGGTAAAAAAGACTTTGATGAGCTGCCAGAAGGTTCTGAAAATGAAGATTACAAATCTCATTTCGAATTTTGGAAAGGTAAAACCATTCCTAGTTCGTGGAAAAAATTCAAAGATATTACATTGTACTGGACAGAAAAAGGTGTTGATGGCTTCCGTTATGATATGGCAGAAATGGTTCCTGTTGAATTTTGGAGTTATATGAATTCGCATATTAAAATGAAAAATCCTGATGCTTTTTTATTAGCGGAAGTTTATAATCCTAGTTTATATAGAGATTATGTCAAAAAAGGAAAAATGGATTATCTGTATGATAAAGTCCAACTTTATGATACACTAAAACATGTGATGCAAGGTCATGGGAAAACGGATAATATTCCACCTATACAAGAGGATTTAAAAGATATTGAACACCACATGCTTCACTTTTTAGAGAACCATGATGAACAACGTATCGCAAGTTCTGATTTTGCTGGAAGCGCAGAAAAAGGAAAACCAGCAATGGTAGTTTCAACAACAATTAGTTCATCGCCAACTATGGTGTATTTCGGTCAGGAATTTGGAGAAGATGGAGCTGAAGATTTAGGTTTTGGAGATCCTACTCGAACATCGATTTTTGATTATGGTTCAGTGCCAAGTTTAGTACGTTGGATAAACGAAAAAGCCTTTGATGGTGGTCAATCAACTAAAGAAGAATTAGCACTCAGAGATTTTTATAAACGTCTCTTGAACTTTACGATTAATAGTTCTGCCTTAGCTGGAAACTATCAAGATATTCATCAATACAATCGACAAAACACAGAATGGTATAATGATAAAGTATTGTCTTTTGTGCGTTGGAGTGCTGATGAAAAATTAATTGTGATTTCTAATTTTAATGCTGAAAACACTTATGGTTTTGAGTTGCAATTACCTGAAGATATTGTGTCAAAATTACAATTGAAAGATGGTGAGTATTCCGTTTCCGATCAATTATTTAATGAATATAAATCAACTTTAAAAGTTGAAAATGGAAAAGCTAAAGTAAGAGTAGATATTAAACCATTGGAGTCATTCATATTAAAAATAAAGTAA
- a CDS encoding alpha-amylase family glycosyl hydrolase: protein MKKLIVLTLILLTLSCKDTNVNDNQSKAEDLDSEHIERPFVWEGANLYFLLTDRFNNGDTSNDVNFDRTKETGKLRGFEGGDIKGITQKVKEGYFSDLGINAIWMTPIVEQIHGGTDEGTGVSYGFHGYWAKDWTNIDPNFGTKKDLHELVKEAHARGIRIVLDAVINHTGPVTEKDPVWPEEWVRTDKQCTYDNYENTISCTLVANLPDIRTESNEDVELPPQLVEKWKSEGRYEQEVAELDAFFKRTGHPRAPRFYIMKWLTDYITEFGIDGYRVDTVKHTEEYVWQEFKTECDFTFAKFKKNNPEKVVDNNDFYMVGEVYNYGVSGGQLFDFGDKKVNYFDPASFQSLINFEFKWNSKEMGYEALFNKYSKVLNGDLKAFGTLNYLSSHDDGSPFDPNREKPIETANKLLLSPGTSQVYYGDESARSLKIEGTVGDATLRSFMNWDAISKDSNTKKVLSHWQKLGKFRERHPSIGAGIHLMISQKPYVFYRGYSKDDYTDSVVVGLDLGKGKKILNVSKVFKDGMVLHDAYSNQDVTVNNGEAMLETEFDIVLLEKK, encoded by the coding sequence ATGAAGAAGCTAATAGTATTAACTTTAATCTTATTGACATTGAGTTGTAAAGACACAAATGTAAATGATAATCAATCTAAGGCTGAAGATTTAGATTCAGAACATATTGAACGCCCTTTTGTTTGGGAAGGAGCTAATTTGTATTTCTTATTAACAGATCGGTTTAATAATGGAGATACATCTAACGATGTTAATTTTGATAGAACTAAAGAAACTGGTAAGCTTAGAGGTTTTGAAGGTGGAGATATAAAAGGAATTACTCAAAAAGTAAAGGAAGGTTATTTTTCAGATTTAGGTATCAATGCCATTTGGATGACTCCAATAGTTGAACAAATTCATGGAGGAACAGATGAAGGTACTGGTGTGTCTTACGGTTTTCATGGCTATTGGGCTAAAGATTGGACAAACATTGATCCAAATTTTGGAACCAAAAAAGACTTGCATGAACTAGTTAAAGAAGCGCATGCTCGAGGAATTCGTATCGTTTTAGATGCTGTAATTAATCATACAGGACCTGTTACTGAAAAAGATCCAGTTTGGCCAGAAGAATGGGTGAGAACTGATAAGCAATGTACTTACGATAACTATGAAAATACTATTAGTTGTACACTTGTAGCAAACCTTCCTGATATTAGAACTGAAAGTAATGAAGATGTCGAATTACCTCCTCAACTCGTTGAAAAATGGAAATCTGAAGGTCGTTACGAACAAGAAGTTGCCGAATTAGATGCGTTTTTTAAGCGTACAGGTCACCCAAGAGCACCTCGTTTTTATATTATGAAGTGGCTTACAGATTACATCACAGAATTTGGCATAGATGGCTACAGAGTAGATACCGTTAAGCATACAGAAGAATATGTTTGGCAAGAATTTAAAACAGAATGCGATTTTACATTTGCTAAATTCAAAAAGAATAATCCAGAAAAAGTAGTTGATAACAACGATTTTTATATGGTTGGTGAAGTTTATAATTATGGTGTAAGTGGTGGACAATTATTCGATTTTGGTGATAAAAAAGTGAATTATTTTGATCCAGCAAGTTTTCAAAGTTTGATCAACTTTGAGTTTAAATGGAATTCAAAAGAAATGGGTTACGAAGCTTTATTTAATAAATATTCAAAGGTTTTAAATGGTGATTTAAAAGCATTTGGAACCCTTAATTATTTAAGTTCTCACGATGATGGAAGCCCGTTTGATCCCAATAGAGAAAAACCAATCGAAACAGCTAATAAGTTATTGTTGTCACCAGGAACCTCACAAGTGTATTATGGAGATGAATCTGCTCGTTCTTTAAAAATTGAAGGCACTGTTGGTGATGCCACATTGCGTTCGTTTATGAATTGGGATGCTATTTCTAAAGATTCAAACACAAAAAAAGTACTGAGTCATTGGCAAAAGTTAGGTAAGTTTAGAGAAAGACACCCTTCGATTGGAGCAGGAATACATCTAATGATCTCACAGAAACCTTATGTGTTTTATAGAGGGTATTCAAAAGATGATTATACAGATTCTGTTGTAGTTGGTTTAGATTTAGGTAAAGGAAAAAAGATTTTAAACGTTTCAAAGGTTTTTAAAGATGGAATGGTACTTCATGATGCCTACTCTAATCAAGATGTGACTGTAAATAATGGAGAAGCCATGTTAGAAACAGAATTCGATATCGTTTTATTAGAAAAGAAATAA